A region of Rhodoferax potami DNA encodes the following proteins:
- a CDS encoding PPC domain-containing DNA-binding protein, giving the protein MKPFPVRLTPGQDLRAALEAEVQAQNCRAAFVLSGIGSLSTAGIRLAGAAQPTRLTESMEILTLSGTVAADGNKTGSHMHMAISTATGQVLGGHVAPGCIVLTTAEVLLALLPDWQFTREPDSLTGYDELVIRPQS; this is encoded by the coding sequence ATGAAGCCATTTCCTGTTCGCCTCACCCCCGGCCAAGACCTGCGCGCCGCACTGGAAGCCGAGGTCCAAGCCCAAAACTGCCGCGCAGCGTTTGTGTTGTCCGGCATCGGCAGCCTGTCTACGGCGGGCATCCGCTTGGCGGGCGCGGCGCAGCCCACGCGGTTGACGGAGAGCATGGAGATCCTCACCCTCTCGGGCACCGTCGCCGCTGATGGCAACAAGACGGGCTCGCACATGCACATGGCCATTTCCACCGCCACGGGGCAGGTTCTCGGCGGGCATGTGGCACCGGGCTGCATCGTACTCACCACCGCAGAGGTGCTGCTGGCCCTGCTGCCCGACTGGCAGTTCACCCGGGAGCCGGACTCGCTCACCGGATACGATGAGCTGGTGATTCGCCCCCAGAGCTAA
- a CDS encoding Spy/CpxP family protein refolding chaperone, giving the protein MTNFFLHHHAKRTLIGAVTALVLVSGLAACGHRSHDYSTSMSAEQYAAKRDKMVDKVASKLDLNAEQKKLLAVVGDKMFEQRAALIGQTKDPRAEMKALVAGDKFDAVRAQTLINEKTAAIQTKSPEVIAAMANFYNSLNSAQQQKVREYMDGRGHWFSRG; this is encoded by the coding sequence ATGACCAATTTCTTTTTACACCACCATGCCAAGCGCACGCTCATAGGTGCCGTGACCGCCCTGGTGCTAGTCAGTGGGCTTGCCGCGTGCGGCCACCGTTCACATGACTACAGCACCAGCATGAGCGCTGAGCAATATGCTGCCAAGCGCGACAAGATGGTTGATAAGGTTGCCAGCAAACTCGACCTTAACGCTGAGCAGAAAAAGCTGTTGGCGGTAGTAGGCGACAAGATGTTCGAGCAGCGTGCCGCCCTGATCGGCCAGACCAAAGACCCGCGTGCGGAGATGAAGGCTCTGGTGGCCGGCGACAAGTTTGACGCTGTCCGCGCCCAGACCCTGATCAACGAAAAGACCGCAGCCATCCAGACCAAGAGCCCCGAAGTCATCGCCGCAATGGCCAACTTCTACAACAGTCTGAACTCCGCCCAGCAACAAAAGGTGCGTGAGTACATGGATGGTCGCGGCCACTGGTTCAGCCGGGGTTGA
- a CDS encoding alpha/beta fold hydrolase has protein sequence MGAMWARPMVHPSVVGGPVFEQVLAMLERSSPAQFAAQINALLTRPDAAPVLAGITCPTLVLTGRQDAWSPPEQHQAMVDAMHDVHAELVVLEDCGHMSTMEQPDAVNAAFARWLAA, from the coding sequence ATGGGCGCCATGTGGGCGCGCCCCATGGTGCACCCCTCCGTGGTGGGCGGCCCGGTGTTCGAGCAAGTACTGGCCATGCTGGAGCGCAGCAGCCCGGCCCAGTTTGCAGCGCAAATCAACGCGCTGCTCACCCGGCCCGACGCCGCGCCGGTGCTGGCCGGCATCACCTGCCCGACGCTGGTGCTCACTGGCCGGCAAGACGCCTGGAGCCCGCCCGAGCAGCACCAGGCCATGGTGGACGCCATGCACGACGTGCACGCCGAGTTGGTGGTGCTGGAAGACTGCGGCCACATGAGCACGATGGAGCAGCCGGACGCCGTCAACGCCGCCTTCGCCCGCTGGCTGGCCGCCTGA
- a CDS encoding response regulator transcription factor — MHRILLIDDDTQLGGPLAAYFARFDMALEHCLRPSDGLARLAQGGIDAAILDVMLPEMDGFALCRAIRKDNDVPIIMLTARGEVMDRVVGLELGADDYVPKPFEPRELVARVQTVLRRRAPAAPKAAAADPNQLCFQELRIDVDTRTVQRQGEAIDLTGTEFDLLLLLARAPGKVFSRDDILNQLRGHEAELYTRAVDIVVSRLRKKLEPLDCIKTLRNAGYTLALAPRSAAA; from the coding sequence ATGCACCGCATTCTGCTCATCGATGACGACACCCAGCTCGGCGGCCCCCTAGCCGCCTACTTTGCGCGCTTCGACATGGCGCTGGAGCACTGCCTGCGCCCCAGCGATGGGCTGGCACGTTTGGCGCAGGGCGGGATCGATGCGGCCATTCTGGATGTGATGCTGCCCGAGATGGATGGTTTTGCGCTGTGCCGTGCTATCCGCAAAGACAACGACGTGCCCATCATCATGCTCACCGCGCGCGGCGAGGTGATGGACCGGGTGGTGGGCCTGGAGCTGGGCGCAGACGACTATGTGCCCAAACCGTTTGAGCCTCGTGAGCTGGTAGCCCGGGTGCAAACCGTGTTGCGCCGCCGCGCACCTGCAGCGCCCAAAGCCGCTGCGGCCGACCCCAACCAGCTGTGCTTTCAGGAGCTGCGCATTGATGTGGACACCCGCACCGTGCAGCGCCAAGGCGAGGCCATTGACCTCACCGGCACCGAGTTCGATTTGCTGCTCTTGCTGGCCCGTGCGCCGGGCAAGGTGTTCAGCCGTGACGACATCCTGAACCAGCTGCGCGGCCATGAGGCCGAGCTCTACACCCGCGCGGTGGACATTGTGGTCAGCCGCCTGCGCAAAAAGCTGGAGCCGCTGGACTGCATCAAAACCCTGCGCAACGCCGGCTACACATTGGCTTTGGCACCCCGGAGCGCGGCTGCATGA
- the murA gene encoding UDP-N-acetylglucosamine 1-carboxyvinyltransferase: MSTFEIEGGVPLRGTIRASGNKNAILPMIAACILTDQEVILDNVPDIIDVRHMLDVIVEIGGKVERSGERVSIHVASVRTSEIGQALCNKVRTSILCVAGLLHRTGSARLFPPGGDVIGRRRLDTHFYGLQKLGAKVSINGVYDFTMPGPLTGAELFFDEPSVTGTEHILMAAAVSRGHTLIRNAACEPHVQDLAHLLNAMGAKISGIGTNQLSVEGVESLHGTTYTVCHDHIEAASYLALAAATGGEITVEGTDKHAYGMCHRVFETLGVKIDLHDKHIFLSGNQRMQVTRDFDGAMPVIGDGPWPQFATDQMSCMITLATQVEGNVLFFEKMFESRLYFVDKLIGMGAAAVVCDPHRVVISGKSRLRGTTLPSPDIRAGMALLGAALCASGKSTVQNANMIQRGYEKLDEKLLALGARITPKPY; this comes from the coding sequence ATGTCGACATTTGAAATTGAAGGCGGCGTGCCCCTGCGAGGCACCATTCGCGCTTCCGGCAACAAAAACGCCATCCTGCCCATGATTGCGGCCTGCATCCTTACGGACCAGGAAGTCATCCTCGACAACGTGCCCGATATCATCGACGTGCGCCATATGCTGGACGTGATCGTCGAAATCGGCGGCAAGGTCGAACGCAGCGGCGAGCGTGTCAGCATCCATGTGGCCAGCGTGCGCACCAGCGAAATCGGCCAGGCCCTGTGCAACAAGGTGCGCACCTCCATCTTGTGTGTGGCCGGCCTCTTGCACCGCACCGGCTCTGCGCGCCTGTTCCCCCCGGGGGGCGACGTCATCGGCCGCCGCCGCTTGGACACGCACTTCTACGGCCTGCAAAAGCTGGGTGCCAAGGTCAGCATCAATGGCGTCTACGACTTCACCATGCCCGGCCCGCTGACTGGCGCTGAGCTGTTTTTTGACGAGCCATCCGTCACCGGCACCGAGCACATCCTCATGGCCGCCGCAGTGAGCCGCGGCCACACCCTTATCCGCAACGCGGCCTGCGAGCCGCACGTGCAAGACCTGGCCCACCTGCTCAACGCCATGGGCGCCAAGATCAGCGGCATCGGCACCAACCAGCTCAGCGTGGAAGGCGTGGAGTCGCTGCACGGCACCACCTACACCGTGTGCCACGACCACATCGAGGCCGCGTCCTACCTGGCGCTGGCCGCTGCCACCGGTGGCGAAATCACGGTCGAGGGCACCGACAAGCACGCCTACGGCATGTGCCACCGCGTGTTTGAGACCCTGGGCGTCAAGATCGACTTGCACGACAAACACATCTTCCTGTCAGGCAACCAGCGCATGCAGGTCACCCGCGACTTTGACGGCGCCATGCCCGTCATCGGCGACGGCCCCTGGCCCCAGTTCGCCACCGACCAGATGAGCTGCATGATCACGCTCGCCACGCAGGTGGAAGGCAATGTGCTGTTCTTCGAGAAGATGTTTGAGTCGCGCTTGTACTTTGTGGACAAGCTCATCGGCATGGGCGCCGCCGCCGTGGTGTGCGACCCGCACCGCGTGGTCATCAGCGGCAAGAGCCGCCTGCGTGGCACCACCTTGCCAAGCCCCGACATCCGCGCCGGCATGGCCCTCTTGGGCGCCGCCCTGTGCGCCAGCGGCAAGTCCACGGTGCAGAACGCCAACATGATCCAGCGCGGCTACGAAAAGCTGGACGAAAAGCTGCTCGCCCTGGGCGCACGCATCACCCCCAAGCCGTACTGA
- a CDS encoding HAD family hydrolase, producing MHLLSQWPLEARRRITGIFTDIDDTLTHDGLIAPEALQALGDLKATGLTVIPITGRPIGWCEPFMAGTNGPAWPVDAMVAENGAVAFVPGAANAVTSQINLQPTSYMREALSKRYQQSIEVRTANRLRMDAIAAQVCAEVPGVELSRDSAGRETDLAFDYAEFAHHSPETVQRVLALLQSHGMQTTVSSIHIHGCFGDFNKWTGACWIIRELLGRDLSAELDQWVFVGDSGNDQAMFEHFTHSAGVANIARFVPQLSHLPTYVTPSARGAGFAEVAQAILAAKRHD from the coding sequence ATGCATCTTTTGAGTCAATGGCCTTTAGAGGCCCGCCGCCGCATCACCGGCATCTTTACCGACATCGACGACACCCTCACCCACGACGGCCTTATCGCCCCCGAGGCGCTTCAGGCGCTGGGGGATCTGAAAGCGACCGGGCTCACGGTGATCCCGATCACCGGGCGGCCCATCGGCTGGTGCGAGCCCTTCATGGCAGGCACCAACGGCCCGGCCTGGCCAGTAGATGCCATGGTGGCGGAGAACGGGGCCGTCGCGTTTGTGCCCGGCGCTGCCAACGCGGTTACAAGCCAAATCAACCTCCAGCCCACGTCATATATGCGTGAGGCGCTATCAAAACGATATCAACAAAGTATTGAAGTGCGCACCGCTAACCGGCTGCGTATGGACGCGATTGCCGCCCAAGTCTGCGCCGAAGTGCCGGGCGTGGAGCTCAGCCGCGACAGCGCGGGCCGCGAAACCGACCTCGCGTTCGACTACGCTGAATTCGCCCATCACTCCCCCGAAACCGTGCAACGCGTGCTGGCCCTGCTGCAAAGCCACGGCATGCAAACCACGGTGAGCAGCATCCACATCCACGGCTGCTTCGGGGACTTCAACAAATGGACCGGCGCCTGCTGGATCATCCGCGAGCTGTTGGGCCGCGACCTGAGCGCCGAGCTGGACCAGTGGGTGTTTGTGGGCGACTCGGGCAACGACCAGGCCATGTTTGAGCACTTCACGCACAGCGCGGGCGTGGCCAACATTGCGCGCTTTGTGCCGCAGCTCAGCCACCTGCCCACCTATGTGACCCCTTCCGCCCGCGGCGCAGGCTTTGCCGAAGTTGCGCAGGCCATCTTGGCGGCGAAACGCCATGACTAA
- a CDS encoding MFS transporter produces the protein MTKALDPRHHAPKGSGTGLLAVFGSTLFQLSGVFMLSPLMLVMLKEREVSTTLAGLFAATTWLGIFIVTPFASAITQRWGRRRAMWFASGVPLAAAIGFMATDHLGLWFALELLAGIAGGMRWVLAEAFIAEFSPPERLGRTMGMYATMVGLTFVIGPTLLAWTGSSGHAALGLVITLLTIGLLWTALIPPIAPPAEPDTAHAGPRGLWLAVQQHPILMLAGFIGGFFELGLASILPLYGLTLGMGASAAALMISVSGAGSTLVAIPVGMVADRFANPVQGRRTLMVAVAAMALVCAAALLAVVRLPWIVWPVVFLLGAAGSALYTLCMTDIGAREKGNQLVNSTAVLVLNYTLGGLVASGISGALIERSATVTFPLVLMLVAGLGLGTLLKEHRRQT, from the coding sequence ATGACTAAGGCGCTCGACCCACGCCACCACGCGCCCAAGGGCTCGGGCACCGGGCTGCTGGCGGTATTCGGCTCCACGCTGTTTCAGCTCTCGGGCGTTTTCATGCTGTCGCCGCTGATGCTGGTGATGCTCAAAGAGCGCGAGGTATCCACCACCCTGGCGGGCTTATTTGCCGCCACGACCTGGCTGGGCATCTTCATCGTCACCCCGTTTGCATCGGCCATCACCCAGCGCTGGGGGCGGCGGCGCGCGATGTGGTTTGCCTCGGGGGTACCGCTGGCAGCGGCCATCGGGTTCATGGCGACCGACCACCTGGGCCTGTGGTTTGCCTTGGAGCTGTTGGCCGGTATCGCCGGGGGCATGCGCTGGGTGCTGGCAGAAGCTTTTATTGCTGAGTTCTCGCCGCCCGAGCGGCTGGGCCGCACCATGGGCATGTACGCCACCATGGTCGGGCTGACATTTGTGATCGGCCCCACCTTGCTCGCCTGGACCGGTAGCAGCGGTCACGCGGCGCTGGGCCTGGTGATTACGCTGCTCACCATCGGCCTGCTATGGACGGCCCTGATTCCCCCGATTGCACCCCCTGCCGAGCCCGACACCGCCCATGCTGGCCCGCGCGGCCTGTGGCTGGCGGTGCAGCAGCACCCGATCTTGATGCTGGCAGGCTTTATCGGCGGCTTTTTTGAGTTGGGCTTGGCCTCCATCCTGCCGCTCTACGGCCTCACGCTGGGCATGGGTGCCAGCGCCGCGGCGCTGATGATTTCAGTGAGCGGAGCCGGCAGCACGCTGGTTGCCATCCCGGTGGGCATGGTGGCTGACCGCTTTGCCAACCCGGTGCAAGGCCGCCGCACACTCATGGTGGCCGTGGCGGCCATGGCGCTCGTGTGCGCGGCTGCCCTGCTGGCGGTGGTGCGCCTTCCGTGGATCGTGTGGCCGGTTGTGTTTTTGCTCGGCGCAGCTGGCAGCGCGCTCTACACCTTGTGCATGACCGATATCGGCGCCCGTGAAAAAGGCAACCAGCTGGTCAACAGCACTGCCGTGCTGGTGCTCAACTACACCTTGGGTGGTTTGGTGGCGTCGGGCATCAGCGGTGCGCTCATTGAGCGCTCCGCCACCGTCACCTTCCCTCTCGTGTTGATGCTGGTGGCAGGCCTCGGGCTAGGCACGCTGCTCAAAGAGCACCGCCGCCAAACCTGA
- a CDS encoding sensor histidine kinase, whose translation MSAGQALLRACKGWPGIRDCIRVQRSAKHLLAHSLRFRLMALFVMLALAMAFTFMFGMQAALSMGWRDAAKPLVADYIDTLSAGLGSPPSVERAQALTERLPLTLRISGPQVNWRSHVEDLYSRTEARNGQPPEEMRFFERTTADGHRIRFGLSVQAWHDRPRYIGWATLAVLLLLTALAYRRVRRMLRPLDDIRAGAQRFGAGDFAQTIPVRRAHHPDELGELAATINTMGADIHQMLEAKRTLLLAISHELRSPLTRARLNTELLPETADVQPGRDALLRDLALMRDLVTDLLESERLASPHVALHREAVDVCTLVEDVVCELQTAHATADEQAGPVIDMHVPPALPPLQFDPTRIRLLVRNLLDNALRHSAGASAAPQITVQWTEGQLSIAVRDFGTGVEESQLPNLGQPFFRPDAARTREGGGVGLGLYLCRLVAQAHGGSFAVRNAQPGLAIEIALPAATV comes from the coding sequence ATGAGCGCAGGGCAAGCGCTGTTGCGCGCCTGCAAAGGCTGGCCCGGCATCCGGGATTGCATCCGTGTGCAGCGCAGCGCCAAACATTTGCTGGCGCATTCGCTGCGTTTCCGGCTGATGGCCCTGTTTGTGATGCTGGCGCTGGCCATGGCCTTCACGTTTATGTTCGGCATGCAAGCAGCCCTCAGCATGGGCTGGCGCGATGCCGCCAAGCCCCTGGTGGCCGATTACATCGACACCCTGTCCGCCGGGCTGGGGAGTCCGCCCAGCGTTGAGCGGGCCCAAGCCCTGACGGAGCGCCTGCCGCTCACCCTGCGCATCAGCGGGCCGCAAGTGAATTGGCGCAGCCACGTTGAGGACTTGTATTCCCGCACCGAGGCCCGCAATGGCCAACCGCCTGAAGAAATGCGCTTCTTTGAGCGCACCACCGCCGATGGCCACCGCATTCGCTTCGGCCTGAGCGTGCAGGCTTGGCACGACCGGCCACGCTACATCGGTTGGGCTACCTTGGCGGTGCTGTTGCTCCTAACTGCGCTGGCCTACCGGCGGGTGCGCCGCATGCTGCGCCCGCTGGACGATATCCGTGCCGGGGCACAGCGCTTCGGGGCCGGAGACTTTGCCCAAACCATTCCGGTGCGCCGCGCCCACCACCCCGACGAGCTGGGTGAACTCGCCGCCACCATCAACACCATGGGCGCCGACATCCACCAAATGTTGGAGGCCAAGCGCACCTTGCTGCTGGCCATCAGCCACGAGCTGCGCAGCCCCCTCACCCGCGCCCGGCTGAACACCGAGCTGCTGCCCGAAACGGCCGATGTGCAGCCCGGCCGCGATGCGCTCTTGCGCGATCTGGCCCTCATGCGCGACCTGGTGACCGACTTGCTGGAAAGCGAGCGCCTGGCCAGCCCGCACGTTGCCCTGCACCGCGAGGCGGTAGATGTGTGCACATTGGTGGAAGACGTAGTCTGTGAGCTGCAAACCGCCCACGCCACCGCAGACGAGCAAGCCGGCCCCGTCATTGACATGCATGTACCCCCGGCCCTGCCCCCCTTGCAGTTTGACCCAACCCGCATCCGCCTGCTGGTGCGCAACCTGCTGGACAACGCCTTGCGCCATAGCGCGGGCGCATCCGCAGCGCCGCAAATCACCGTGCAATGGACGGAAGGGCAGTTGTCGATCGCCGTGCGCGACTTCGGCACCGGTGTGGAAGAAAGCCAGCTCCCCAACCTGGGCCAACCCTTCTTCCGGCCCGATGCGGCCCGCACCCGCGAAGGCGGTGGCGTGGGGCTGGGCCTGTACCTGTGTCGCCTGGTGGCGCAGGCGCATGGGGGCAGCTTTGCGGTGCGCAATGCCCAGCCGGGGCTGGCGATTGAAATCGCCCTGCCAGCCGCTACAGTGTGA